One part of the Vicia villosa cultivar HV-30 ecotype Madison, WI linkage group LG6, Vvil1.0, whole genome shotgun sequence genome encodes these proteins:
- the LOC131613998 gene encoding uncharacterized protein LOC131613998 codes for MDNNVTVNQGATRRAHTYTFHREGMVQLGQLGELVTGHNETVFSDNYGNILSLLYSRVDKWALSTLLQFYDPDIRCFTFSDYQLAPTLEEYSCLLNIKIQHRVPFVCVPEKPRLDYIANALYLSLGDVHNNWKKNGDTHGFYMSFLVEKAQEFADKGIWEAFNAILAVLIYGIVMFPNIHKFVDLAAICLFMDKNPIPTLLVDTYYSIHSRHGKRGAIRGCLPLLYNWFKSHLPASGPFVTSTQKWSQRIMGLTANDIVWYQIRTGISEVIVRCGNFGNVPLIGTRGCITIIQFLPFASWVMP; via the coding sequence ATGGATAACAACGTGACCGTCAACCAAGGAGCTACAAGGCGCGCACACACTTACACTTTCCATCGTGAAGGCATGGTTCAGTTGGGACAATTGGGTGAATTGGTTACTGGTCATAATGAAACAGTGTTCAGTGACAACTATGGCAACATCTTATCTCTTCTGTACTCGCGTGTCGACAAATGGGCTTTATCTACCCTTCTTCAGTTCTACGACCCAGATATCCGTTGTTTCACATTCTCAGATTATCAGCTAGCTCCGACTCTCGAAGAGTACTCTTGCCTCCTcaacatcaagattcaacacagagTGCCTTTTGTTTGTGTCCCGGAGAAACCTAGGTTGGATTacattgccaacgctctttatttgagcctGGGAGATGTTCATAATAACTGGAAGAAGAATGGTGACACTCATGGTTTCTATATGAGTTTCTTGGTTGAAAAGGCTCAGGAATTTGCTGACAAAGGGATATGGGAGGCTTTTAACGCTATTTTGGCCGTTCTGATTTATGGAATTGTGATGTTCCCcaacattcacaagttcgttgattTGGCTGCTATATGTCTCTTTATGGATAAGAATCCAATTCCTACCCTATTGGTTGATACATATTATTCCATTCACTCTCGGCATGGTAAAAGGGGAGCTATTCGAGGTTGCTTGCCGTTGTTGTATAACTGGTTCAAATCTCACTTGCCTGCTAGTGGTCCGTTTGTTACCTCTACTCAGAAATGGTCTCAGAGAATCATGGGACTTACTGCAAATGACATTGTGTGGTATCAAATCCGAACGGGTATATCTGAAGTCATTGTCAGGTGTGGAAACTTTGGTAACGTCCCACTCATTGGAACGAGAGGATGTATTACTATAATCCAGTTCTTGCCCTTCGCCAGTTGGGTTATGCCATGA